In Rhipicephalus sanguineus isolate Rsan-2018 chromosome 1, BIME_Rsan_1.4, whole genome shotgun sequence, the DNA window ATGGCGATGGCTTCGATGACGTGCTCGTTGTAATCAAACTGGCTACGTAGGCGAACCTCGACGACATTGCACTTTCTCACACGAGAAGGAGCGTCTGATGCAAACGTGTTCACCGCAAGGCAAGTCTCTCTAAGGATTTTTAGACCCAACCGTGTCACCAAGTCTTCCTTAATGAACGTGCGTTGActgcctccatcgaagatgcctCTGACGTAAGACGTCTCGTTAAAACCGACAATCCAAGAACGGAAGGTCTGTAAGTTGACGGCTTCGTCAAGTTGACAGCTTGTAACGGCAGTCGACAGCGGTGACTCTTCTTTTATTGGCTTAGTAGCAGCAGAGACCACGTTGGGTGACTTTTCGCCTCTTGTCGCACGATAAACTGGGTCGCACATCGTTGTAGCATGCCTGCCTCTGCATGTCACGCACACCACCCTCCGCCGGCACTCGTTTGCGCGGTGGCCCTTCATAGTACATCGATAGCACCGCATAAATTTAGCCAGCCGGTTCTTTTTCTCTGAGATGGTCAAGGTAGCGCTGCATGCCTCGGTTTCATGCCTCTCAGACTTGCAAAAGAAACATTCGTTCCGTACTTGCTTTGATTCTTCGGATGCATGTAGGACCGATGATGACGGCACATGCTTTCTGTTGTTCCCGCTGCCCTTGGTAGAGGACGTAGATGGAGCACATTGCTCTCTCGTTTCGAGCTCTATCTGTGTATACCGCAAGAGCTGCTCAAGGTTTTCGCAGGACGTTGTCGTTGCCTCTCCTGAAGCAGCGCGTCCCGTGCCTTGTGCTTCATCCTGGAGACGTCTATGGCGGTAGAACGCCACGATGATTTCTTGTGGCAAGGATTGAAGCATAACGTAGTAGAGCATCGCCGAAGAACTGCTAGTTGGGACGTCTAGGACGTTGAGGCAGCGGACATTAAGCTGGACTGCGTCGTAAAGCATTCGCAACTCCCTTGTATCCGATGGAGAGGTCACGGGCTGCAGTTCACGAAGCGCTCTGAAGTGCTGCTGTACGATCCTGCTCTTGTCCCCGAACCTCTGCTTCAGCAGCTGGATAGCACTTTCATAACACGCTTCCGTGGTTGGTAGTCCGGCAATTGCAGCTGCTGCTTCACCTACCAAATAGTTGTGTAGGTAATGAAATTTATCCGTCGTGCTCAGAGTTGGATTCGTGTGGACGGCTCCGTTGAATCTCTCCAAAAACGACGTCCATTGACACAAGTCCCCATGAAACGGCTTGATAGTTAGCGTTGGAAGACGAGGTCCGAAGCTCTGGGATGCAGCTGGCGTTGGGGCAGGCGGCGTGTTGAGCGTCGTCGAAGAAGAAGTCTGTCGCGTGTTACCGAGGCTGAGATCTTCAAGCCGGCACCGTAGGCGCGTCAGAGTCTCGAGTGCCTGGTCGTCATAATTCGCCGCAGACTCGTACTCTCTCTCAAGTTCCTCTACCGGAATCACTTCGTCGAGCTCGGCATTGATCTTCCGAAGCTCGTCACGGCTTGCGATAAGCTTGTCGATAACCTTGCTTAGCGCTGTTCGGTCGTTGCAGTCACTCTCCAACAACGTCGTCGCCTCATTCATTACTTTCGTTGACTGGGTTCGCCTAGCAGCACGTTTCGCTTTCAGGCGGTCCATGTCTGCTTAGGATCACGGCTTACGTGCTCGTAAGGTAGCCGGCTCCGCTCGTTACTTCCCTGGGTGCGGTTCCAATGAGGATCAGGTTGCTCCGGCTGCGGTTTCTAGTAGAAACtcatcgtcgccgtcgctcgttgTCCACGTCGTTGGATCCGCTCGttatcccgggtttcggcaccatatgttgcggaacgtcggccttgtaatcgtagcgccgccagaaagacggatccatgagactgcaacgaaatgcctttaatggcgacaatcgaacacaaaaaagtacatgatgatagtggtgcacggacttcttggcgctagctgcggagacagcagcccactatcaattcctcttctttgtcgtctgctgatctccgacaGGCGCCGATAAtaaacgcagaagcgcagtgtcccgtccttcttcctcagtaacaccacgggtgacgcccacggactcttggacggctggatgatgttgtggcgtagcatctcgtcgacttgtttctttatcgcgtcacgctctcgagtcgaaactctgtaggtgctctgacggagtggtcgagaattttcttctgttataatgcggtgcttagcaaggggcgtttgtcggacacgcgatgacgacgagaaacagtccttgtattgcaggagcagagttttgagctggtctttcttgaccttcggaaggctcgggttgacgtcaaaatccggttcgggacctctattcgtcgaagcaggttcggcagcatcgaagagggcgaaaacatcgctggcggctacacattcgtcgatgtaggcaaccgtcgtaccgagtcccgtccaataaaccgcttaacaaattggtggagagtgctgtgctgccattcgatgcctctggagcttcgatcccgtaccctaccagctaccatgcctcaagacaccgcccagcagacgcctccgcctacaccgacctcatgtcccggtgtccctcgtatccgcgaccccccagtatTCACTGGCGCAGaagggaccgacgtggaggactggctcgcgatctatgaacgcgtgagtgtccccaataaatgggacgaggcaggaaaattgaccaacttggttttctacctcgcgggtgtggccggcctgtggtacaacaaccacgcatccgattttacgacgtggtccgacttcaagaccgccatcatcaacgtgtttggccgccctgctgttcgtaagctgcaggccgaacagcgtttgagagagcgagctcagcaggccggcgaaacctttaccagctacattgaagacatcctcgatttgtgtaagaaagccgacgccaccatgtcggaatctgacaagatgaggcacattatgaaaggcatcgacgacgatgccttcacgatgctgctcgccaaaaaccccagcacagtcgccgaggtcatcacgctctgcctgagctacgaggagctgcgccggcagcggtcgatgacccgtcgctctccatcccgcgacaccgagctcgctggcttgtcgaccatatccgaccactccgccttgctggcagaggtgaagtcattcgtgcgcgaggaaattgcgcgccagttctctctgctggactttgctcaacctcggtacgttcaacagccgtcaaacactcttctccctcccctccgtcgagcgattgagcaggaaatcgcggaggtcatgcttgagtaccaccagcaccatccggttcctgcaccactcagttacgcccaagttgtcgccaggacgtccccagtaatacctaaggcagccccacacagttacgccgaagccgccgctagacatcagtccttcgaagcggctgtgctgGCTACCTACGCTGACGtgatgcagaggccacgactgcagcccacgatgcagtcatagtCGCCatcccgtcaatcacgtcctgcgccatgggcgggccctgctccagcaaactgatggcgcacacctgacaaccgccccatatgcttcgcatgcggttacgccggccacgtggcgcgttattgcaatcgcgtccagccgcctcaagtcgtgtcgcccgtcaccagccagtcaaaccgcacattttacgccccacctacgcctctgtcgccgacgtaacgccaagctccatctactcggcgctctccgtctccactacgccgctcactgtcgccgatgcgccaagtccggtcgcacgcgaccaggaaaactagtcgtcgcagtccaggaggcaagggctgcgacggtatcgaactgcgaaagccctcagcgaagcccatcgaacgtgatagacgtgtttgtcgacggtgttcccgcacctgcccttgtggacactggagccgccgtatccgttatggaccaaaaattgagccgattactacgaaaagtgaggacgccactttctgggatgtctctccgtacagccagctccaagagtattcatcctacagcaatatgcacagctcgtgtcgtcattcaggacgttctgtacgacgtcgagttcattataattgctgcatgctctcatgacgtcatcctgggatgggattttctctcccgccacgacgccgtaattcattgcgcacaagccgaaatcgaactctccccgttctcagatctgacgccggcagacacttcatcggtatcgagcaagattctcgtcaaagacgataccaaagtgcctccaaactcgtcgacggctgtgtcagtcgactgcgccggtctctccgacaccatggcactcatttcgccatctgaccacgtttgcacaaggagaggcttgctggtacctttcgcgaccgtccaagtcactcaggggagcaccgctatttttgttagcaacccatctccatacattgttacgttggtgcgaggggaatgtcttggcagagtggaacccctcgaagacgcacaagttatggacgcacccgatgacacgcactgtcccagttccggtacgctcagtgctgtttccgcgtccgattcgtcacctgttgatgtgtttaggtcctccgttgctgacgacctcacatcggtccagcgttcccaacttcagtgcctgctggaagaatttcgttcttctttcgatgtcgggcaaacttctctcggccgcacttccgctgttacgcatcgcatcgacaccggcacccaaccaccactgcggcaacgtccatatcgcgtgtctcccgcagaacggcgggtcattaatgagcaagtcgacgatatgcttcgacgcgacgttattcggccctcggacagcccatgggcgtctcccgttgttctcgttgcgaagaaggacggttccgtgcggttctgtgtggactaccgacggctcaacaagatcactcgcaaggatgtttatccgctgccgcaaatcgacgacgcgattgacagcctgcaaggaacCGAATTcgtttcatctcttgatttgcgctcggggtactggcaagtacccatggcggatgacgctcgaccgaagacagtctttgtcacgcccgacggcttgtacgagttcaacgtcatgccgtttggtctgtgtaattcgcccgcgaccttcgagcgcatgatggaaaccgttctgcgcaacttgaaatggcacacgtgcttgtgttacctggacgacgtcgtggttttcgctccggacttctccacgcatctccaacgtctgcgacatgttttgacgcgtttgcgcaacgccggcctccaactgaatctgaagaagtgccgatttgcagcacggcagctgacaatcctgggttacgtcgtgtccaaggacaaaatccttcccgatccggccaagcttcgggccgtggccgaatttcccaaacctacgtccgtaaaagaactgcgcagtttcgtaggactgtgttcgtactttcgacgcttcatacgaaactttgccaccatcatatcgccgctgacgaagctccttggaagtaacggacccctaaattcgtggtcgtccgagtgtgacgacgcgttcacaaagctccgtcgtttgttgacgtctcctcccatactacgccactacgatcctacggccccaacggaggtacacacggacgccagtggtgtagtcctcggcgctgtccttgcgcagcgcaaaccagggttccccgaatatgtcgtggcatacgcaagccgtacgcttaccagagccgagaccaattactcagtaacggaaaaagagtgcctggcgatcatatgggcccttacaaagtttcgaccttattcgtatggtcgcccatttgatgtcgtcaccgaccatcatgcactatgctggctgtcgtcattgaaggatccctcaggccgtctcgcccgctgggcacttcgcctgcaggactacgacatccgcgtgctgtagcgcaacggacgccagcatgctgacgccgacgcccgctcgcgctctcccttgcctgacgacaatgaccCCTGCTCAGcatctcacatggctgttgcttcaatcaacgttcacaccatcgctaccgaacagcgcaaggataaatggatcacctcgctgaccggcttgctcactgatccgtcggcaacaccatccactcgcgcgttgcgtcgtcaagctcaccatttcgccgttcgtgacgacctcctgcaccgacgcaattacaacgccgacggccaccagtggctactagtcataccccgcagtctgcgttctgaaatatgtgaggccttccactctgacccgcaatgcgcgcactctggggtgtccaaaacttaccaccgcattcgacaacgatacttctggcgtgggatgtaccgctacgtgcagaagttcgttcgctcctgcctcgactgCCAACGCCGGAAACCCGCAACGCACGTGTCGCtagctggtctacaaccattaccttgtcctaaccgtccgtttgggctcgtgggcatcgatttgtgtggaccacttcctctgacttcggctggtaaccgctgtgccatcgtcgctgttgaccatctaacgcgatacgccgaaaccgccgccctcccagcggctacagcgcgcgatgttgcctccttcctactacacagattcatactgcgccacggtccaccccaagagcttctcagcgatcgaggccgtgtcttcttatcggaagtcgtggaagccattctgaaagagtgccatgctgttcaccgcaaaactattgcttaccacccgcagacgaatggcctcaccgaacgctttaaccgcacgctcggcgacatgctgtcaatgtacgtcgccgccgatcacaccaattgggatgccattctgccctccgtcacctacgcctataataccgcccctcagagcactactggtttttcacccttcttcttgcTGTACggacaccatcgacacgataccatcgcacaccatcgacacgatacttccatacaagccggatccatctgagtgtgcgcctatttctgacacagccaggcttgctgaagagtgtcgcgagcttgccaagacatttacgacgctggaacaagagctgcagaagagcattcgcgatggcaccaccacttctgagcccacgttcctccctggagcgctcgtatggctctcggtccctaccactgcaagtggcctctcttcaaaactgctgccgaaatacgaaggcccataccgggtcgtcgagagcacatccccggtcaactacttgatcgaacccatcgaaccagcttcggacatgcgccgtcgagggcgcgacatagtcaacgtggagcgcctcaaggcctactctgacccactcatagtgacgagctgttaggtcgccggacggctcccttttcgtgcccggggtaattgtggcgaaccaattggtactgtttaacggttgcgttctccagcggctcctagtgggtcgtcctcttataaacgctgctcgctctcggagcccgtgctttggccttgactgtcgccatagcgaattgtagCCGAGTCCCGTCCTGTAAACCGCTTAACATACCAATCGTTCGTATTTGTTATTCAATTTCTACACTGTAATTGTA includes these proteins:
- the LOC119379630 gene encoding uncharacterized protein LOC119379630, translating into MNEATTLLESDCNDRTALSKVIDKLIASRDELRKINAELDEVIPVEELEREYESAANYDDQALETLTRLRCRLEDLSLGNTRQTSSSTTLNTPPAPTPAASQSFGPRLPTLTIKPFHGDLCQWTSFLERFNGAVHTNPTLSTTDKFHYLHNYLVGEAAAAIAGLPTTEACYESAIQLLKQRFGDKSRIVQQHFRALRELQPVTSPSDTRELRMLYDAVQLNVRCLNVLDVPTSSSSAMLYYVMLQSLPQEIIVAFYRHRRLQDEAQGTGRAASGEATTTSCENLEQLLRYLGGIRQDDGSRQEPKRHRGARSKVLAACFEIAIFKQKWSSLL